From Camelina sativa cultivar DH55 chromosome 7, Cs, whole genome shotgun sequence, one genomic window encodes:
- the LOC104699580 gene encoding gibberellin receptor GID1B-like, whose amino-acid sequence MAGGNEVNLNECKRIVPLNTWVLISNFKLAYKVLRRPDGSFNRDLAEFLDRKVPANAFPVDGVFSFDHVDSSTNLLTRIYQPASLSPRHHHGTLDLTEPLSTTEIVPVLIFFHGGSFTHSSANSAIYDTFCRRLVTICGVVVVSVDYRRSPEHRYPCAYDDGWNALKWVKSRVWLQSGLHSNVYVYLAGDSSGGNIAHNVAVRATKEGVQVLGNILLHPMFGGQERTPSERTLDGKYFVTIQDRDWYWRAYLPEGEDRDHPACNPFGPRGQSLKGVNFPKSLVVVAGLDLVQDWQLAYVDGLKKTGLDVNLLYLKQATIGFYFLPNNDHFHCLMEELNKFVHSIDDSHTSSTPLLLTP is encoded by the exons ATGGCTGGTGGAAACGAAGTCAACCTCAACGAATGCAag AGAATTGTCCCACTCAACACATGGGTCCTCATTTCCAATTTCAAGCTTGCTTACAAAGTCCTCCGCCGTCCTGACGGTTCCTTCAACCGTGATCTCGCCGAGTTTCTCGACCGTAAAGTTCCCGCCAACGCTTTCCCCGTCGACGGCGTCTTCTCCTTTGACCACGTCGACTCTTCCACCAACCTTCTCACCCGTATCTACCAACCTGCTTCCCTCTCTCCCCGCCACCACCACGGTACCCTCGACCTTACCGAACCTCTCAGCACTACCGAGATCGTCCCTGTTCTCATTTTCTTCCACGGTGGCAGCTTCACTCATTCCTCCGCCAACAGCGCCATCTACGACACTTTCTGCCGACGCCTTGTCACCATCTGcggtgttgttgttgtctccgTTGATTACCGAAGATCCCCCGAGCACCGTTACCCTTGCGCTTACGACGATGGTTGGAATGCTCTCAAGTGGGTCAAGTCCAGAGTCTGGCTTCAGAGTGGTCTACACTCcaatgtttatgtttatttggCTGGAGATAGCTCTGGTGGCAACATCGCTCACAATGTTGCTGTCAGGGCTACCAAAGAAGGTGTCCAAGTCTTGGGTaacattcttcttcatcctATGTTTGGTGGGCAAGAGAGGACTCCTTCTGAGAGGACCCTTGATGGCAAATACTTTGTTACTATACAAGATCGTGACTGGTATTGGAGGGCTTATCTACCCGAAGGTGAAGACAGAGATCATCCAGCATGTAATCCCTTTGGCCCCAGGGGTCAAAGCCTTAAAGGAGTCAACTTTCCCAAGAGTCTTGTCGTTGTTGCTGGTTTAGATCTTGTTCAGGATTGGCAATTGGCTTATGTGGATGGCCTTAAGAAGACTGGTCTTGATGTCAATCTCTTGTATTTGAAGCAAGCTACCATTGGGTTTTACTTCTTGCCTAACAATGATCACTTTCACTGCCTTATGGAAGAGTTGAATAAGTTTGTGCACTCCATTGACGATTCTCATACCAGCTCAACTCCTTTGCTTCTTACTCCCTAG
- the LOC104699582 gene encoding NPL4-like protein 1 (The sequence of the model RefSeq protein was modified relative to this genomic sequence to represent the inferred CDS: added 42 bases not found in genome assembly), protein MTMLRIRSRDGLERVSVDGGAHVTVSQLKTLIEDQLQIPIHNQTLSTDRNLLLAKSPSEFLAFTDMTDPNLPLTSLNLSHGSILYLAYEGERTIRGGPAVTPAGSFGKKMTVEDLIARQMRVGRQETSHCDSVSFDRGCANAFQHYVNESLAFAVKRGGFMYGNVSEDGQVEVNFIYEPPQQGMEDNLILMRDAVEEKRVDAIALGLGMRRVGFIFNQTVTQDKKEYTLSNVEVLLAAQLHAESELKEWVTAVVKLEINEDGGADVHFEAFQMSDMCVRLFREGWFETEIGSDDDPKLSKMKKEVVVGVKDLKEVDNDFFLVVVKILDHQGSLSCTFPIENRSIQTTMRALKTHLERAKSLPFVKRISDFHLLLFVAQFLDVSSDVPALAECVRLQSHVPEGYELLIESMAATS, encoded by the exons atgacgatgCTGAGGATCCGAAGCAGAGATGGATTGGAGAGAGTGAGCGTAGATGGAGGAGCTCACGTAACAGTCTCCCAactcaaaaccctaatcgaagATCAGCTTCAGATCCCAATCCACAACCAAACCTTATCCACCGATCGCAACCTTCTCCTCGCCAAGTCTCCTTCTGAATTCCTTGCCTTCACCGACATGACCGATCCTAACCTCCCT GCTTACGAAGGCGAGCGTACCATCCGCGGTGGTCCCGCCGTCACTCCCGCCGGCTCCTTCGGTAAGAAGATGACCGTCGAAGATCTCATCGCTCGTCAGATGCGCGTCGGTCGCCAGGAGACTTCTCACTGCGACTCTGTCTCCTTCGATCGCGGTTGCGCCAATGCTTTCCAGCATTACGTCAACGAGTCCCTCGCCTTCGCTGTCAAACGCGGTGGCTTCATGTACGGGAACGTCTCTGAGGATGGTCAGGTTGAGGTCAATTTCATCTACGAGCCACCGCAGCAGGGCATGGAGGACAACCTCATTCTCATGAGAGATGCTGTTGAGGAGAAGCGTGTGGATGCGATTGCCTTGGGGTTAGGGATGAGGAGGGTTGGGTTCATATTCAACCAGACCGTGACGCAGGACAAGAAGGAGTACACTTTGTCCAACGTTGAGGTGTTGCTTGCGGCTCAGCTTCACGCTGAGAGCGAGTTGAAGGAGTGGGTTACTGCGGTTGTGAAGCTTGAGATCAATGAGGACGGTGGTGCGGATGTCCACTTCGAGGCTTTTCAGATGAGTGATATGTGCGTTAGGTTGTTCAGGGAAGGATGGTTTGAGACGGAGATTGGATCTGATGATGATCCCAAGCTCtccaagatgaagaaagaggTTGTTGTTGGTGTCAAGGATCTTAAAGAAGTCGATAATGATTTCTTCCTCGTCGTTGTCAAGATCTTGGATCATCAG GGATCGCTGTCGTGTACCTTCCCGATAGAGAACCGGAGCATTCAAACAACAATGCGGGCTTTGAAAACACACTTGGAGCGAGCAAAGAGCCTCCCATTTGTGAAGAGGATCTCtgattttcatcttcttctctttgttgcCCAGTTTCTAGACGTATCATCAGACGTCCCTGCGTTGGCTGAGTGCGTCCGTCTCCAGTCTCATGTCCCTGAGGGTTATGAGTTGCTCATCGAGTCCATGGCCGCTACTTCTTAG
- the LOC104699583 gene encoding uncharacterized protein LOC104699583 — protein sequence MNTKNNVVEVSTFLLFEASGDSESHHQEHGHEGDDAKGREDHGDDAESCRCETSTSQRTSRSTNLDPVGQEEEEEAEVAGENEDHDDGEGEVNSYRRWPERTDRDSSLTGSDERLISEIEKNRMFWEACLAS from the coding sequence ATGAACACGAAGAACAACGTCGTCGAAGTGTCAACATTTTTGCTGTTCGAAGCATCTGGAGATTCCGAGAGCCATCATCAGGAACATGGCCACGAAGGCGATGATGCGAAAGGTCGTGAAGATCATGGTGATGATGCCGAGTCATGCAGGTGCGAGACGTCAACGAGCCAAAGGACGAGTAGGTCAACTAATCTTGACCCGGttggtcaagaagaagaagaagaagcagaggtcGCCGGAGAGAATGAGGATCACGATGATGGAGAAGGAGAGGTGAATAGTTATCGGAGATGGCCGGAGAGGACAGACCGTGATTCATCTTTGACGGGAAGTGACGAGAGGTTGATTAGTGAGATTGAAAAGAACCGAATGTTTTGGGAAGCTTGTTTGGCTTCTTAA